The genomic interval aaaaataaaactgtgTAAGCCGTTTGTGGATGAACAAAATTCCTTTGCAATAGTTACCAAACAGTCTGATCCTAAATGTTTGCTCAGGCAGTCATTCGACTGCAAAGCAAACTCTCTTCGAATACTTGGCTGAATGGTGCTAAGCATTGAGTGGCATTCGTAGTCGATGGAGTGACCTGCTCAAAGGACTCGCACACACAGTGACTGACAATTCAACATTCAGGCAAGGCgtattgaattaaattgaattgaagtaacagcaacagagctgccaaaggaacaaATAGAAGCTGCAAGCAAGCCGATCCTGGCCAGCTAAGCATAGAGCAAACATGCTGACCACATCCGCAAACAAACTGCAGCAGCTTCTAGTGCTGGCTGCTGACTGCTGTCTGCTGACTGCTGGTCATGCTCATGTATAAATATCGGAATAACCATTTGAAAAtccttttaaaattatttcacaACTTGCGTCTTTTCGACGCCAGAGTCGCCCCAGTCATAGTTCCGCTCCGTTCTTGGCCCGTTCGCTATACGCACCAAGAATGTGCAAATTCCATTGCAAAGCCACATTATTCTCTTTATCCTTTGAAAGGAATTTTCCATGTGCAATAACAAGCAAGCCAGAGAATGCAGACGgcagcagctacagctacaacTACAGCTTCTTactgggttttttttttgtttttttttttttgaagctgCTCAACAGTGGCTCAACTTGGGACACGTTTTTTGTTGACCAAGAATTGTGCTTTTGTCTAGAGCTCTGACTAAGCCTTAATCCGCAAGGTAATACACAACTAGTCGAAGCCATCCAGAAAATGCAGTACACAGTGAACAATGGAATGCGAATgggcaaaaatgttttttctagcaattttttttggcttttcacTCACCGCTTCGACTTCCTTGAAAACGCGTATGAGATTTCGTCCAGCCAGCTTCGCTATATCCCCTTCAGACCATTTATCTGACTCGAGCAGGGTTGCAAAGAGATGCGGATATTTTGAAACATCCTCCAAGCCTTTGGGCACGCTGTCAAAAgatcatacaaaaaaaaaaaaaaacattccgTATAAATAACAAGGAAATACTAAAATCATACGCGGAATATAGCAAAACataacaacaaccaacaaaatTGCTTTGTTAACTTACAGATTGACGCCATCGTAGCCAGCCCCAATGCCCACATGGTCAATACCAGCCACCTCGCGTATGTGGTTTATATGCGCTGCAAAGTGAACAGAACAAAATAGGTTAATTCCATAGTTAAGTTTCTTTTAAATCGGCAAACCTACCCACAACATCGTACAGTGTCGCCTGCCCCGAGCAGCTGACAAAGTGCGGATAGAACGCAACCATAACCAAGCCGCCGTTAATGGCCTGTAAAGTAAGAGAGCCCCATTAGATTAGGGTCCAGTATTTAATTGGCTTTCATTTGCAGCCTGTTTATTACGTACAATGCGCTGCAATACATGATCCGGTACATTCCGAGAACTATTACATATGGCATGCGCCGAGGAGTGCGAGAATATGAGCGGCGCTCGAGATGTAGCCAATGCATCCAACATTGTTGGCACCGATACGTGCGACAGATCAACAATCATGCCCAAGCGATTCATTTCCTTCACCACAAGCTGTCAAAGGGGAAAAAAAacgatatgacgttccaaaatgacataactccgcgcggtgatatgacgttccaaaacgacatagctccgcgcggtgatatgacgttcccaaacgatataactccgcgcggagatatgacgttccatgacgttccaaaacgacataactccacgcggtgatatgacgtttcaaaacgacataactccacgtggagatatgacgttccaaaacgacataactccgcgtggagatatgacgttccaaaacgacataactccgcgtggagatatgacgttccaaaacgacataactccgcgtggagatatgacgttccaaaacgacataactccgcgtggagatatgacgttccaaaacgacataactccgcgtggagatatgacgttccaaaacaacataactccgcgtggagatatgacgttccaaaacgacataactccgcgtggagatatgacgtttcaaaacgacataactccgcccggtgatatgacgttccacaacgacataactccgcgtggagatatgacgttccaaaacgacataactccgcgtggagatatgacgtttcaaaacgacataactccgcccggtgatatgacgttccacaacgacataattccgcgtggagatatgacgttccaaaacgacataactccgcgcggagatatgaaattccaaaacgacataactccgcgcggagatatgacgttccaaaacgacataactccgcgcggagatatgacgttccaaaacgacataactccgcgtggagatatgacgttccaaaacgacataactccgcgcggtgatatgacgttccaaaacgacataactacgcgcggagatatgacgttccattacgttccaaaacgacataactccgcgtggagatatgacgttccatgacgttccaaaacgacataactccacgcggtgatatgacgttccaaaacgacataactccgcgtggagatatgacgttccaaaacgacataactccgcgcggagatatgacgttccaaaacgacataactccgcgcggagatatgacatttcaaaacgacataactccgcgcagagatatgacgttccaaaacgacatagctccgcgtggagatatgacgttccaaaacgacataactccgcgtggagatatgacgttccaaaacgacataactccgcgtggagatatgacattccaaaacgacataactccgcgtggagatatgacgttccatgacgttccaaaacgacataactccgcgtggagatatgacgttccaaaacgacataactccgcgtggagatatgacgttccaaaacgacataactccgcgtggagatatgacgttccatgacgttccaaaacgacataactccgcgtggagatatgacgttccaaaacgacataactccgcgtggagatatgacgttccaaaacgacataactccgcgtggagatatgacgttccatgacgttccaaaacgacataactccgcgcggagatatgacgttccatgacgttccaaaacgacataactccacgcggtgatatgacgtcccaaaacgacataactccgcgtggagatatgacgttccaaaacgacataactccgcgtggagatatgacgttccatgacgttccaaaacgacataactccgcgtggagatatgacgttccaaaacgacataactccgcgtggagatatgacgttccaaaacgacataactccgcgtggagatatgacgttccatgacgttccaaaacgacataactccacgcggtgatatgacgtttcaaaacgacataactccacgcggtgatatgacgtcccaaaacgacataactccgcgtggagatatgacgttccaaaacgacataactccgcgtggagatatgacgttccatgacgttccaaaacgacataactccacgcggtgatatgacgttccaaaacgacataactccgcgtggagatatgactttccaaaacgacataactccgcgcggagatatgacgttccatgacgttccaaaacgacataactccacgcggtgatatgacgttctaaaacgacatagctccgcgcggtgatatgacgttccacagcgacataactccacgcggtgatatgacgttctaaaacgacatagctccgcgcggtgatatggcgttccacaacgacataactccgcgcggtgatatgacgttcccaaacgacataactccgcgcggagatatgacgttccaaaacgacataactccgcgcggtgatatgacattcccaaacgacataactccgcgcggtgatatgacgttcccaaacgacataactccgcgcggtgatatgacgttctaaaacgacataactccgcgcggagatatgacgttccaaaacgacatatttccgcgcggagatatgacgttctctctctctctctctctctctctctctctctctctctctctctctctctctctctctctctctctctctctctctctctctctctctctgtctctctctctctctctctgtctctctctttctctctctctctctctttgcttATCTATTgagcaaacaaattataattaccTTGCCAAACTGGGAGAGTCCACCTATGTGTGGATATTTGCCCGGCTCGTCAACTTTGCAGCAGTCCGCCCTGTAAACGTTGATCTATTAATAATTTGCCAAACCAATGGCTGTAGCCGTTCGACTTACCAAGGTGTGTTGCAGGTGTGAGTGAGTGTAAGATATCGAGCGCCCAGCTGATAAAACATGCGCAAAACGCTCAGACTGGTGCCGATCGCATGGCCACCCTCGACGCCAATCAGGCTGGCG from Drosophila virilis strain 15010-1051.87 chromosome 2, Dvir_AGI_RSII-ME, whole genome shotgun sequence carries:
- the LOC6630017 gene encoding dipeptidase 1; this translates as MKSRKLPKVCGLNCLTLVYLPLMLPILRCTAIGTDSGSNSGSGSSSGDADFDYRMQRVRNVLKEVPLIDGHNDLPWNIRKFLKNQLKDFHFGSDLRELAPWSSSAWSHTDLRRLKEGMVSAQFWSAYAPCSSQHLDAVQLTLEQIDLIRRLVLLYPHHMALVTSAAGIEQTHRTGKIASLIGVEGGHAIGTSLSVLRMFYQLGARYLTLTHTCNTPWADCCKVDEPGKYPHIGGLSQFGKLVVKEMNRLGMIVDLSHVSVPTMLDALATSRAPLIFSHSSAHAICNSSRNVPDHVLQRIAINGGLVMVAFYPHFVSCSGQATLYDVVAHINHIREVAGIDHVGIGAGYDGVNLVPKGLEDVSKYPHLFATLLESDKWSEGDIAKLAGRNLIRVFKEVEAVRDQMELLRVQPIDQSIPAEDIMGRSYCRYQGPRT